AATTGGATGGACCTGACTTCAAGGTCTGGCTTGACCCTTATAAATGAATGGCCTtagacaagtcacttcacctctctgggcctcagtttcctcatctgcaaagtaagaataataatagtactttctTCGTAAGGTTCCCTTAACAGTTAATGAGATTAGCATGTAAAGCATTTTACATAGTACCTGGAATATAGTAAGCACTCCAATAACAGtaattaccaccaccaccatcttagGATCTCGGACTCAGAGAAGCCACAAATCTCAAGCTCTTAGAATCACAGGAAGTCAGAACTGGTGGGGACCACCAATTCATCCACAACCCTATATAGTCTCTCTGGAGCTTTGGAGAGGGAACAGAACAGTGTGGGGAGGCAAGGATTGCAGGGGCAAATTGTCCAGGGCCCAGACCTCCCTTCTCTGATATCACTGGGGCAAGGGAACTTAGCAAGTGCCCTCTCaactctcccccctccccccacaacaaGCTACCAGCTGGTGGCCTACAGAACAGGAGAGACTGCAGGGTCATTGGGACCAAGCCCCCCATCCAGAGCTACAGCACTTGGGACTGAGGTTCCAGGTTCTGCCTTACTGGTGGCCTCAACTTAAGGCCAGTCTCCTTATCTTTGAAGCCCAAGGCTAATTACCATTGTGGGGACAAAGCTAGAGGTAAAGCTGTGGGGTAAAAGCGCCTAGCATGGAGTCAGACACAAGACTCACTATCTCTGAGATCCAGATCCTTAGAAGTGGGTTTTTACTCTCCTAAATGGAACCAGTGCCAGGGCTGTGCCCAAGACCCTCCACTTACCACCGGGCTGGGGAGGACAGCTGCCTCCCCCCAGACATCCATGCCAGGGTTGTAGGTGAAGATTTTGCTCATGAGGCCCCCAACCACATAGATTGTGTCCTCCAGGGAGACAGCCTCGAGACACCTCTGTGAAAAGGGTGCTGGTGACCGCAGGCTCCACTGGTCCTCCTTGGGGTCAAAGCACTGCACCTGAGGAGCAGGAGGAGTGGCAGTGCTGAAGCTTCACTCCTCAGTTTCCCTGCTGCCCACACTTCTCACCTCTCTGGGTTGCCGAGGGGGCTTATTTAACACATTTGCCTGTCTCTACCCTGAAGTGGAGGGGGAAACCCCCCTGCTCAGCAGGATTTCACGTTCCAGCTCCTCCCCCTGGACTCCCATTGTCAAAAGCCCccattggggcttcctaggtggcacagtggttaagaatccgcctgccaatgcagaggacacgggtttgatccctgctccaggaagatcccacatgccgtggagcaactaagcccatgcgccaaaaaaaaaagtctccacatCTTTCAAGGTCCAGGAAGAGGTCTGTATCCCAGGAGGTGGAGGTACTGTCTGCATTAGTGCTGTGGAGGTTTCTCAGAGCAGGTCCCCCATGGAGATGCATTCCTGGCTGCATATACTGTCAACCTCTTCCCCCTTCCTGGTGTGCTGAGGTCATGACAAGATTCCAGCTGGGCTGTCTTGCAGCCCCCATTCCTATAGCTGTCCACAGGCCTTCTAGGGCACAGGTGTTTGCAACGCCTTCTACAATTTTCTTCTACCTGTACTTGTTTGCTCAGTTTACTCCCTCTTTCCTCAGTTGTTTCCTTGGAAACTCACACAAGAAGGTGCTAAAGGGCAGTCCCCCAGGCCAGCCCAGGAAGGTGTGCTGGGAGTGGAGTGGAAACAAGGAGGGTGAGAGATCCTAGTTTTGCAGAGTCAGATCTCAGGACCACATGCCTGTGAGCTGCCACAATGAAGATCAGTTTTTATTCACAAAAAGTCTAAATGTACAACAATAGAAACTTTGGTAGACTATGATTCATCCACTCAGTAGGCTATTACGCAGACATTGAAATAATGGCAGTGAAGAGTTTCTAAGCATGTAGAAAGTGCTTATACTTCgaagaaaaagcagaatacaaaattttaCTAACAGAacataaaactaaaatagaaaagcaaaagttcagagaaagcCTAGAAGGCAATGCACCAAATATTAATAGAAGTAGTTATCCTTAGGTGGTgagattatggattttttttctatttctgtgtgcTAAATTTTCAATAATGAgtgtaatttttttgtctttttgccaCACcgcatggcacatgggatcttagttccctaaccagatattgaacccatgccccctgcagtggaagcctggagtcttaaccactggaccgccagggaagtcccaagtgtaTTATATTTTTGAATGGAGGAAAAGCATTTTCACTAATCCCACCCTTGCCcccacttaatttttaaaaaccatgaaacCCATATGGCACCGGCCCAAACATTCAGGTCCAGACCTACTATGTGACCTTTGGGTCATCTCTCTGGATTCATTTCCTTGCCTGAAACGTGGGGATGACTCCTCAGTGCTGTCGATGAGGTTAAGTGATAAAATGGACGAGGACATGAAAGACCCAGCTCCAAGCCTGGCACACAGCCGGCTTCCAGTGCACTCTCCCGGCCCACCTTGTTGGTGCTGATGCCGTCCTGCCCGGCGCCCCCGATCACGTAGAGCCGGCCCGCGCAAGGTGCGACAGCGGCTGAGCTCACCGCCTCGGGGAGCGGGGCCGCGGCCGCCCAGGTGTTGGAGAAGGGGTCGTAGCGCTCCATGCTGCGCAGGCGCCGCAGGCCATCGTAGCCGCCCACCGCGAACAGCTGTGGATAAGGGGCGTCGCCAAGAGTCAGGGCTGTCTGCATCTCCGCCCCACAGCCTCTGGCTGGGTGTAGAGAAACTACCTCACCTGGGGTGCATCTCAGCTCCtggctcccccgcccccccctcccgATTACTGAACCTCCCTTAGCAGATTTTCCTATACTAACGGGATGATACTGGTTTGTAGGATGGGTACTGAATGCAGATTAGATCTGTAAAATAACTGACACCAAGTTGATGAGTAATAAAAATAGCTAGTAATTTCTTAAGGGTTTACCACTTCACTTAAATGATCCTAAGAAGCACTTTTCTTTGCACTTCTGAATTTGGGATGTAGCTTACAAAGATAAttggcagctttttttttccttttttttttttttagtcttagtGGCAGAGTCAAGATTCAAACCTAGGCTCTTTGGTCCCAGAGCACACACTCTTGACCACCTGACTACTAGGCTGCACCATTACAGTAATTACTATCACCATTAGCATTAGCATCATTATGCAGTTTGGGGCAAGtcctttttcttttggggggccTCAGATCATTTCTTATGAAGAGAGGATCGTAGAGGGCCTTCCTCCCGGGGAAGTCCATAGATATCTACCTTGGGCCCAGGGCAGCAGCTGCTGGGTATCCCTACCTGCCCCTGCATGACCGCCATCTTGTGCCTCCACCTGCCCTTGTGCAGCAAGGCCACCTTGATCCAAGTGTGCAGATGGGAGCTAAACATCCACACATCACGACTGTTGATGTGGCCTCCTAGGGAGAGAGAAGCAGCTGTTTTCCCCGGGCCCTCTTACTATCCCTAAGGCACTCCAGGGGAGCAGGGACTATGTTTTATTCTCTGAGTCTCTAGGGCCCAAATCTCAGGGAGGGCACAGTCCATTGGTATCAAACCGATCTTTGCCATTGTCGAGACAACGGGGAAATTCTTAATCTACCTATAAAATTGGGTTGTGgtggaaattaaataatgtaaGCTGCTTAGCATAATGCACAGCACATGGTAGGCTAGATAAAGAGAAGTGATTAATACTAATCTGAATTGAAGTAAATATTGCTGAATAAAGGGTGGAGTAACACCAGTGATTGGCTCTGCAGTACCACTCAGCCAATAACTGTAGGCTATCAGGACCGATCTGCTGCTCTATCTTGGTTGGAGGGAAAAACAGGGCGGTGCGCGGGAAGTGATGAGCCAATCCTGTGGGACTCTGGCTATGGCCCCACCCTCACCAGAGACGTAGATGTCGTTGCGGAGAGTACAGGTCGCGAACTCTGAGCGCGCGTAGCCAGGCAAGCTGGGCAGTGGGGTCCAGCGCCGGCTGTCTGGATGGTAGGCGTCGGCGAAGGGCAGCTTCAGGAGCCCCTTGCGGTCACAGCCGCCGATGACCACGATCACTTCAGCTAGGTCCATGTATCTGGCGTGGGGACAAGCCCAATGCCGGTTAACCCACACACAAGTTTCAGCCCTCTTTCACCCCCTTATCGACTGCACTGTATGGTCCTGCTGCCCTTCTATGCCCTTCTGCTGCCCATCCTCCACATGCTGGACTCTGCCACTTTCAGCCTCCCCTCTGGCTATTGAGGGGAAGAGGGTCCCTACCACATTCTACTCACCTCTAagttacaggaaaagaatctttaCAGAGCCCTTACCTAGAAAAATCACCTTGTTTAATCCTGACTTTGGCATGCCGAGTCATGTAGCTGTAAGTGACAGAGCCGGAATTCAAGCCCAAGTTGCTGTGTCACTAACTCATTCTCTTCACCCTTTTCTGACCTCCATCGTGGACTAATTTTGCCGTGTCCCTCCTCCTATAACCATCTCTTAAACTCATCCGCTAATCACTAAATCCATTGAACCAGGCTACACACCCTTTCAGCAAAGCATTCTCCCCTCCCACTGACCCCTCAGACTTGTGACCCTACCAGAATTTCCACACCCTTTAGCCAATTCCTAATTCCTTTGAcaaatattgaacatctttttgtaCCAGGCCCTGAGCTTACTGTTGTAGATAGTGATGTGTAAGACACAGCCTGTCCCTTATTCCTGTGAGGGTGACAGACCATCTTGACTACTCCACCCAGTCTTCTGGTCTGGTGTTCCAGGGGTTGGAgtaagcctttttctttttttttccctcaagtccTCTTTATACCCCTTACTAGACCACTCTCCTTGAGGGTAAAGGGTGTTTCTAAATCACTCCTGAGACAGAATGTGCACGAGATGTGAGAGCTCTGCATTTCCCCCATTGGACTGTTAACTCTTCAAGGACCCAGCACCAAGCCTatgaaatgtctgttgaatgtATGACTGAATCTCATTAAAGAGGCAGAATCGAGGGATGGGATTAAAGGATGATGGAGGATTGAGTGAGCGGTTGAAGAACACGGGAATAACGCAGGGAATAACGCAGGACAGGAGccaagggctgcggggagggtgggaggggaggagaggggtacCTCCGAGGCCGGGCCCGCGGTGTGCCGGCCTCGCAGCCCAGGATGAAGCAAGCACGGGCCTCTAGCAGCAGTGGGCGGCACTCGCCGCAGGCCTGCAACAACTCATCAGCCTCCACCTTCTCCAGGAAGTAGGCGGGCGCTAGCAGGGGCAGGCGCACGTGCTCCAGCAAGCGTCGCAGCTGTCCGCGGCGGGCCGGCGGGTCGTGGCGCACCCAGCGCATGGCTGCCTCGAACACGGCCTCCTCGTGCGCCACGCCTAGCGCCGGGTCGGCCAGCAGCGCTGCCACCTCGTCGGACGTCAGCTCCAAGAAGTCGGCTTGGCGCGCCACCTCGGTGAAGGCCTGGCGCAGCACGCGGCCGCAACTCTCGGCCAGAGAGGCGAGGGAGAAGGCGGCGGCCACGCGGCGCAGCGCCAGGCTGTTCGCGGCGCGCAGGCGACCCTGGAGGAAGCGCGCGCAGGCCTCGCGCAGGCCCGCCACGCCCAGCCGCTCGGCCAGCGCCAGCACCGCGGCCGCCTCGTCCTCGGCGCGCAGCCGCACCCCCGCGCCATACACGTAGTCGAGCACCACGGCCAGCGCCGTCGCCACCGCTGTTCCGGCTGGGCCCGGCGCCTCGGGTATCACCGGCACCACGGCTAGTCCACGCTCTGGCCGCCCGGCCGCGAACAGGCTGCGAAAGTAGGCGCTGCCCGCGCTAAGCGCAGCGCGGTGGCACGGGAAGTCGCGGCCACCGGCACGCAGCACCACGTCGGTGAGGGTTCCGCTCCGCCTGTACGCGTTCAGGGTCTGCAGGACGCGCTGCGCGTGGCAGGACCCCGCGCACGGCGCCTCAGAGCCCCGCTCCGACTCCTCCGGCATCGGGCCCTCCAGCATCCTGCCGGACAGAGAACACAGATATCGTCGTGGGCAAATCCACCTGGCTGGGGCCCGGTTAGACGGCAGGAGGCTTCTCACCCGCCATTCCTTCCGTTGGTTCACTAGTTTGCTCAGGCAGGCGCGCATGATCTTAACTAGTGTGCTTTCATTCATGCAACCACTCTTCCTTCCACCCATCGAGATTCCTGATGGCCTCGATGAGCTAGTTTCTGCCAATCCAAAGGGCTAGAACCGTGTCTTAGCTGTACCACCTCCTCCACCGCTTACCCACTTCAGCCATATCGCTGTTTCTGTTCTTCAAACTCAGCTTTTTCCTATCAGTATTGGCAGGAGAGAGATGGCATGCTCTCAAATGGGGTAATTTAAGGAGATTCTAATAAAGGAAGGATTTACAAAAACAGTGTTTTGGGACTCCCAAAAGGGATAGAGCAGTGCCACGTGGCTACCAACAGCAGGGAGACTTTACCTCTCCAAGGTCTAAAGGCAGAAGGCTAGGAGGTTATTGGAACCAGCACAAAATTTCTGTTTAAGGAGGGCCCTCTGACAGCAGCTGTAACCTTTGGTCAAGGAATTCAGGTGACCCCACAGAGAGCCAGTATGTGTGGGGTATAAATCTACCCCTGTCTCCTCACCCCGACCACTCTCCTTGGGATCTCCTGTAGGTGCTCCCCATTGGCCCACACCCTGGTTATTCTATTTAATATCTGCCCCTCTCCCAAGAGTACGGGATCTGgcccatagcaggtgctcagttaGTGCCTGTTCAAGGTGGAGTGAATATATTAAGCTAGTATTTACTGAGAGCCTTTTTTGTGCCAGTCCGTGAACAAAAcatagtccctgccctcctggagctcacaGCATGTTGGGGTCCCATGGGGACGTACAGAGCGTTAGGGGAGCTCAGAAGGGGCCCTGAACCCAGCTGgaagggggtcagggaaggcatcCCTGAGGGGAGACTGAGAAGGATAGGTAGAATGAgccaggggaagggaagggagtggATGGAGGACGTCTGAGCGGATAGAAGAACCTGTGCAAAGGCCAGAGGGAAAGAGGGCATACGGTTAGAGCCCAGGCTGAGAGGGAAGTTGACCCTCTTTCTAGTCATTTCTCTGTTCTCAAGGAAGCCTGTGGGGAGGTGGAAAGAGCTGGCTCTAGGGACTGATCAAGGTGCtcatcctgcctctgcccctgaCTCGCTGTGTGACCTGCTTAGGTTACTCCCCTTAAGGTTCCTCATCTAAAATGGGGTCATAATGCCTTTCTCACGCGGTTGTTGTGACTTGGTGACTATTAAATGGAATGTACAAAAAGTACAGACTCAACAAATGTTTCCTTACATGTTTTTACCCAAGAAGAGGGGAGCACACCACATGTGTTAGTTGCTTTTATGTACCtaatttcatttgatcctcacaaacCTGAAAAGTTTCTTTAGactccttcccctcttctttttaaagtttgtcGTGAGGAAACAATCACATAGATGGAAGCTGCCCTTTAGAGGTTGCTGTGAGGATCCAAGGAGGGGTGTTTGTGAAAGCATTCTATAGCCTGAAGGGCTGTAATGGATTGGTTATGATTTGGTCATTATGAACATACAGCTTGTGTTTGCATACCTCCAGGGACAGGAAGCTCATTCCTTTATGTGGCAACTGACTCTAGGGGAGCAGATCTCTGTTCTTTGCTCCTTGCCTCTCCCTCCATTCTCTTGATCCTAGCTGCTCTCCCTCCTCTGAGACTGCTTTGCCTTGGAGGTCAGATCTTGCCCAGTAGTCTGACTAGTCTGGCTTTCACTGCTCATGCCCAGGCCGTCCAGGGTGGTGGATCCCCTGTCTTAGCATCAAAGGAAATGAGCTCCCTGGTGAGCAGGGTCCCAGGAAGTTAACTACTTTGCCCAAGTAGAGGGGCTGGGCCCTGAACCTACCTGACTCTAGGCTCTGCATTCCTAGTGAGTGGCTCAGCCACACTTGCCAAGGTTGGGGTGTGTCCCAAGGAGCAGCCCAGGACCACTGGAAGGCGTTGAGGGGGTCATGGGAGCACGATGCCCTCATTCTGTTCTCCACTGGCTGAGAAGGCAGCCACCCTGAGCTGAGATTCAGGAGGGCAGGTCTCATCAGTGTCAGGAGGGACTTCTCTCTGCAGAGATGTTCTGGCACAAGGGGCTaccaggggagagggagggagtccCCTCCTGGGAAGTGCACCAGTACCTTTTCATTCATTCTCCTGCTGTCTACTGCACTGGGCACTGTGGGCACACTAGAACGTCAGACCCAGTTTCCACCCTAGGGATTTCCAGTCTGGGGGCCGAAGGACACCCCATTGGAACATGAAGGGGAGGGATTCCCCAGGCAGAGCTTGGTCCAGTTTACTCTCATCCCAGCTAAGAATCTAGGCACCTCAAGCCTAGGGTCCTGACACAGACTGAAGTTCCCAGCCTCTAGAAGTTGACATGCCACCCTGTCTCTTTTTCACACTCACACCCAtgcccacaaacacacactcagacTCATAGACCCCACACAGCCAGGGCAGCCCTGCATCCTAAGTCCCCAGATGTACCTGGCACTTACCTGGCTATGAGCtctcccaggccctctgcagcTGCTGCTCCCGCACTGACCACTCCTGTTTGTCCTGCTGCCTGCACCCTGGCAGCCTGGGCGCAATGTCCCTGCCGCTCTGCCTGGACTCCCACTTGCACTCAGCTGCAGGAGGACAAAGAGGATGGAcgccggggggaggggagaggagagttaagggggaaggggaggaggggacattGGGCTTTTGTTCTATCTTGgaccagccctgggaggggaagaagggaggagccGGGAGGGGTAGGTGACTGGGTGTGCAACTCTGGGATCCATGTGCCTGGATTGGGGGTGACCTGGCGCTGGTTGTGCCACTGAGTGATACATGGTTGTgagggtgtatgtgtgtgcatgcacgtgttCCAGGGTACCCATATGTGAGTGTGGGAGTGCATGGGGACGTGGTGTGGCATTGGGGTGGGTGTGATTGAGTAGCTGTAGGTGTGACTAAGAATGTAACTGCACAGCTAAGAGCTCTAGgtttccctcctgcctctgtgtGACTCTGTGCCATTATCTGCATTCCTGCTTGACAGCAGACATGTCATTGTGGGACTTTGTGTATCTGGTTATATGCATTATATGTGTGTGTCCCTGTCTTTGTGTCTGCATCTCTACTGTATGTGATTGTTCATTTCTGTGTGTGACAAGGTTCTGTCTGCGTACAACAGGGGGCTGTGTCTTGTGGACTGTGTGTGGACAGCGGTGGTTCTGGGTCTGTGGTATGGTGTGCGTTGAGGCAGTTTTCACTCGACAACATACccaccttggagggagcacagtgAAGCACGCGTGGTGGTTCTGGGCcggcctggtgggggtgggggagagaacgAGGCAGCTCTGGGCTGGCCTGGCCTCCTGCTGCCAGAGGGAGGAGGCTCCACAGGCTGGTGTCTGTTCATTTGCTGCCTCTGTGAAGGGCCATAGGGCCTGGTGTCTGTGGGGCAGGTGAGGAGATTTGCCTTCATGGAAGAGGGCAGCAGTTTGGGAGGAGGTTTCCTTGACAGGAGCTCGGATGGGCCCGGGGCATCTGGGACCTGGTCCTGGCACTGCTGGGATTTCTTCTGCAGCTCCAGGCAGATCGCTGCCTCCCCcttagcccctgctctccatctGGGCACAACCGATAGTCTAGTCATGGTTCCTGCTCTGCCTGTCTTACTGGGGTGCTGTAAACTCAAGAGCGGTTTGTAAGTGAAAGCTGTGTGCCATGTGGAGTCGGCGAGGCTGGGATCCTGTAGGAATCCTCCCCGGCAAGGCTTAGGCAGGCTGTGGAAGAAGTcatgattggggggggggggggggggggggtcactgcGATGCTGACTAAGCATGTGTCCTGAGACCTGGGGGAGTCTGTTCCGGGGACTCTGTTCCAGGGAATGGTGTATCCTGCTTCCCCCAAAGAAGGATTGTATATGTTGCTGTATGTTAAAGGACGTGAGAGATTTGGGCACCTTTATACTTATACCTGGGACAGAGGGGCTGAGGGTTCAAGGAGGGCCCTGGAGAAGGTGGAGGGTGAGCTCAGCCTGGAGAGGTCTCACCCCTAAGGTCCAAGGGAGGAAGCAAGGAGTGGGTCTCTGCAGatggcaggaagggaggggcccTGTCTCCTGTTTCCCTGTTAAGGGCAGTCAGGCTGTCCTCCATAGACAGGGGGAGGTCATGAGGAGGGCATTGGGAAGGTGAGCTTCTCAGTAATCCCTCAGGTCAAGGGACAGGAGTCAGGGTTGACTACAGGATGTGGGCTCAGCTGAGGATGGAGAAGGGCCCAGCTATCAGCCTAGCTAGGGGATGGCCTCCATCCTCCTTCCATTGTTCGGGGTGAGGGGAGGCAGCTGGACTGCCTCTGCATTGGGAAGTGGAGGGGTACAATGTAGGGCCTTGGTGAGAGTGGCATTCTGACTGGCTGTTCCACTTAGAACTCCCAgccccttctctctgcttctgaaGACTCTAGGATGACTCAGGTTGCCCAAGTGTGGCAAGGAGCCAGTGGACCCAGGGGCACTGACTGGACAGGGAAGGGCTGGCACGAAAGATCAATTCTGCTTTCCTGGGCGGGGCTGCCAGATGCTGGAGAGGAGGTTATTGGGGCATTTGGGTAGGGCACTGTGCCCCACTGCTGACCCAGATGGTCCAGGTTTCACGCACACTTCCTCATGCCCAGGAAGAGCTGGGAGCTGACCTCTGCCCCAGGAAGGGAGCACTTGGCAGATGtttgaaagagggaaagaagggtGAGTCCCCTGACAGTTCCCAGAGGGGCAGTCCCAGAGGTTAATGTTGGGGCCCAGTCTGGGTTCCAGCATTGGGaggggtttcttttccttttctccatgaaGGCTCCAGACCCCAAGAATTCTATCCAGAAGGCCCCAGTTTGGAGAAAAGACACATCCCTTGGCTCCCAGGAAGCACCGTGTTTATTTAATGCAGGCTAAAACTGGGGTTCAGCCTCCGCCTTCCCCCTTAGGACACACCAAAGACCGTGCAGACTCTTAGGACAAAGATGGGAATTACAGACTCCTTCCCAtgaagggcagagggcagaagtcCAAGGGCTGAAAGACAGGGACATCTGTGGTCCCAGGGGCTGTATCTTGGCTTTCAGCCCGGGTGCCCCACTGTACGAGGAATGGGAATGGGCCTCTTCAAAGCCAAACCTCTGCCATGGGGGAGAGGCATCTCCTGGCTGAGGGCTTGTCCCTCCATAGGCCAGGGACTCTCAGAAAGCCTCCATGTGGCCGTGAGGGGACCTGCTAGTCCCACTGCCCAGTCCTGTATCGGACCCAGGAGCCCTTCCCATCTGCCCTGCCACTCCCAGATGGTTAGGGATGGCACACAGAGCCTGAGTGGGATTCTGGCTCTGCCAGTTCTACGCTGTGTGGCTCTGGATGGTCACTTCACCTCTCCAAGACTGTCTCCACCACAGCGGCCCCCAAGCCCAGTGCTGTTAAGGAAGCCCCGGTGCCATGTGATGCAGGGGAGGGGCTCCACCACCCTGCCACTCTCCCATTCATTTCTGAGAATGGTTCTTCCTCAGTCATGGGACCTGAATCCCAGACTCAGCAAGCTctgtccccaccctcccactGACTGTTCAGAGATGACACGTGTCAAGATGGCAGCTTTAATCGTCTTGGCCAAGGCCCCCCAGGCTCCCTCCACTGAAGGCCTCCTTGGCCATACACCCACCCTTGACCATGCGGGAACACTTTTCCCAGGAGGCCCCTGCTCTTGGCCACTGCCGTGGGAACCTGAGGTCATGTCCGTCTGTGGATCTCCTGGGTGTGGATCCAGTAGCCCCAAGCCTGCTCTTGCCATCTCCAGCTGCTCCTAGGGGACAAGGCTCACACCCTCTCCTGGGGCAGGGCCCGTGGTGGCGGGAGGCTGGTTGGAGAGGAGTGTCTCCACCACTGCAGCAGGCATTCTTCTGGGCCAGGCTTCCTTGTGCTTTGATACTGACAGAAGAGCAGAGGTGCTGGGGCAGAGACCCAGCCCAGTCCCTTGAGGCAGGAGAAACACGGAGAAGGTGGTTTCCTCGCAGCACAGACGGGAGGACAGACACACGTGGGCACACGCAGGCTCCACATCCTCCACGGGGACACTGCCGCAGGGGGCGTGGCATGGCCCAGTGACCCCTCAAAGCTCCCAGGTCAGGATGCAAGGGAGGGCCTCAGGGAGTGGACCAGGCCCCGGGCCCCAAGCTTTGGGCCCCTAACTTCCCAGAAAAAGGTGCCCCAGGCCTGCAGGGGCATCTgagaggctggagaggggagCCCCCCTCCAAGAGAGGCCGTGGCTGACCAGGGGCCGGAACCAGCAAGGAGGCTGTGGAGCCAGCTCCCAGAGCACGCTGCTGCCCGCTCTATGGGCTTCCCCGGTCT
The genomic region above belongs to Hippopotamus amphibius kiboko isolate mHipAmp2 chromosome 9, mHipAmp2.hap2, whole genome shotgun sequence and contains:
- the KLHL35 gene encoding kelch-like protein 35, with product MLEGPMPEESERGSEAPCAGSCHAQRVLQTLNAYRRSGTLTDVVLRAGGRDFPCHRAALSAGSAYFRSLFAAGRPERGLAVVPVIPEAPGPAGTAVATALAVVLDYVYGAGVRLRAEDEAAAVLALAERLGVAGLREACARFLQGRLRAANSLALRRVAAAFSLASLAESCGRVLRQAFTEVARQADFLELTSDEVAALLADPALGVAHEEAVFEAAMRWVRHDPPARRGQLRRLLEHVRLPLLAPAYFLEKVEADELLQACGECRPLLLEARACFILGCEAGTPRARPRRYMDLAEVIVVIGGCDRKGLLKLPFADAYHPDSRRWTPLPSLPGYARSEFATCTLRNDIYVSGGHINSRDVWMFSSHLHTWIKVALLHKGRWRHKMAVMQGQLFAVGGYDGLRRLRSMERYDPFSNTWAAAAPLPEAVSSAAVAPCAGRLYVIGGAGQDGISTNKVQCFDPKEDQWSLRSPAPFSQRCLEAVSLEDTIYVVGGLMSKIFTYNPGMDVWGEAAVLPSPVESCGLTVCDGKVHILGGRDNHGESTDRVFTFDPSSGQVEAQPSLQRCTSSHGCVTIVQSLGR